The Microcystis aeruginosa NIES-843 sequence GCTCGTGATTTTGTGAAAAAAGTTTTGGAAAACCGACTAGGTGATATCCCTGGAGATATTGGACAATGTCTCAATGATGCTTCAGTTATTTCGGTTTTAGAAGAGATGTTAAAAGCCGCACTTATAGTAAATTCTTTTGAGGAGTGTAGGAAGTCTTTTAGTATCATCATAAATAAGTAGGGTGGGTAATACCTACCTTACTTAGTAAACTGTTTGAAATCATCGACAATATGATGACTTTATCCACTGAATTGCAGTCAAGTTTAGAAAGTAGAATCAAACAATTTGAGGAGGAAAGAACCATGCCTTTAATGAGTAATATGGAGTTACGAGGAATAGAACGCGGTAAGGAAATTGGTAAGGAAATTGGTAAAGAAATAGGCAAGGAAATTGGGGCGTTACAAAAAAGCCGCGATGCCATAAAAACAGTTTTAACTGTGCGGTTTGGAGCGATTTCTTCAGAAATTGAAGAGATAATCGGCAAAATGACTAACCCTACTATCTTAGAAGAGCTACTAAAATTAGCAGCTACCGCTAATTCTCTCGCAGAATTTAAGCAGTCTTTGGCAAAAATCAATATCTAGAAAACGGGTTTCTTAGAAAACGGGTTTCTTTGAGAAACCCGTTTTCTGTAAATTTTTGTTATATCCCCCTTGAAAAATTCGGGATTCTTTGCACAAAATAGTCGCATTAATCTTTTGCGGTCAGTGTCATGACTTCTACCCTGTTGCCGAGCTTTCCTGCTGTTGACGATGTTTTGTTCAATTTCGCTCAATCTGATGGCTTGAGTCAAGCTAATCAGGTGAATAGTGTGAGAAATCAGCGTTTAACCGCACCCGAATTAAATACCGTAGTTTTCCTCGATGCTGGTGTTAGCGATTATCAAAGTCTCCAAGCTGGGGTAATTCCAGAAGTCGCCACCGTTATTCTCTCTCCCAATCAAGACGGAATCGAACAAATATCCGCTTTTTTACCACTGTTGAAACCTCAGATTTGTCGGATTTGCAGACATCTGGGGTTTTTCAGCCAGATATACCCTTCTTTGCCGGCTTAAGTACCTAAGCAAAATTAATTACACAAATCTAACCCCCCCTTGCCCCTTGCCTATCTCCACTAGGAAATTTATTTTGCACCACTACTTAATTGTTTAATTTTCACCCTTTATTCAGGAAAAAATCATGTCAATTCCTTTTTTAGTTAAAGATATCTTCCCCGGTTTATCTGGCTCCTTCCCCAGCTATCTAACGACGCTGGGCAATACCCTGTACTTCCAGGCCCGGGACGGCGTGAACTAAACTATATATATATAGCACCGCCAAGTCGGCTAGGACAAGTGGGGGGCGGCAAATTCCCGCAATGCTTAAGCTTTTTCCCCTGTTGCCTGTTCCCCGTTCCCCGTTCCCCGTTGCCTGCTATATCAACGGGACATCCGGGAATTTAAGTCTGTGGAGCGAGTGTAAGACCGAAAAACTTGACAAATGAGGAAGATTTATTATGCCTAATAACTTCAACTGGATTGACGCAACCACCTTAAATGGTATGCTTTGGGATAATGGAATTCTATCATCAGTAGCTTCTATTAACCAAATTGGAAGCTTAAGTATTCTTGGAGCGTCGCACAAGTATTTATATACGTCACTAATTAATTCTGGTACAATATCTCAAAATATAAGTGGCTATACCTTATTTCTTAATCAAAGTGCTAATATAAATAATTCTGGCATCTACGAGTTTCAAGCAGGAGAGATTCGTAATGCTCCTAATAGTGTAGGAGTCTTTAACAATTCTGGAACTTTCCGTAAAACCAGTTCAGGTTTGTCCATAGTTTCTGTTCCTTTTTACAAT is a genomic window containing:
- a CDS encoding DUF4347 domain-containing protein, which encodes MTSTLLPSFPAVDDVLFNFAQSDGLSQANQVNSVRNQRLTAPELNTVVFLDAGVSDYQSLQAGVIPEVATVILSPNQDGIEQISAFLPLLKPQICRICRHLGFFSQIYPSLPA